The Saccharothrix violaceirubra genome segment GGGTCTGCTGCTGAGCGCGCTGCCCCTGGGTTTCGCGCTGACCGCGACCGTGAAGTGGCGCTGGAGCGGGCTGTTCGGCACGGCGCTGTCCACTGTGGCACTGGTCACGATGGCACTCGGCGTGGTCGACGTCGTGACGCTCGGTGTGCTCGGGCTGGGCCTGGGGTTGTTCATCCCGGCCAACAACGCGCGCGTGCTGGCCGCGTTGCCGCCGTGCGACGCGGGATCAGGAGGGGGGCTCGTGAATCTCGCGCGCGGCCTCGGGACCGCGTTCGGCGTCGCCCTACCACTGCTGCTGCACGACCACCATGGCCCGAACGTGCCGTTCTGGGTGTTGGCCGGCGTGGCGTCGGTCGCCGCGCTTAGGCCGTTCGGGGACAAGCGGGGCCGCCCCCTACAACCGAAAGGGCGAAAACAGTAACCTCCACGCCTTAGGCAGGCGACGGGTCGAGGTGCGTTCTCGTGACTGAGCTGTCGGGTCCGGTGCCCGAGGGTGTGGACACCGGGCTCCCCAGTGCGGCAAGGCTGTACGACTACCTGCTCGGCGGCGGGCACAACTTCGCCGCCGACCGCGAACTGGCCGGGAAGTTCCTGGCCGCGCAACCGAACGCGCGCGTGATCGCCCGGCTCAACCGGGCCTTCCTGCGCCGGGCCGTGCTGTACCTGGTGGCGCACGGCATCCGCCAGTTCGTCGACCTCGGCTCGGGAATCCCCACCGTGGGCAACGTCCACGAGGTCGCCCGCCGGGCCGCGCCCGAGTCGCGCGTGGTGTACGTGGACTACGAGGACGTCGCCGTGGCGCACAGCCGGATGATCCTCAAGGGCGACGACCTGGCCACGATCGTCCAACAGGACATGACCGAACCCGACCGGTTGCTCGCCGCCGTGCGCGACACGGAGCTGATCGACTTCGCCGAGCCGGTCGGCGTGCTGGCCGTGGGCGTGTTCCACTTCGTACCACCGGAAAGCGACCCCGCGGGCGTGCTCGCCGCGTACCGGGACGCCGTCGTTCCGGGCAGCCACCTGGCGCTGTCCCAGTTCACCGCCGACTTGCAGCCCGCGGAGATGGCCGGGATCGTCGAGGTGATGAGCAGCAGCGCGAACCCCATGTTCCCGCGCACCGGTGAGGAGATCACGGCCCTGTTCGCGGGCTTCGACCTCATCGAGCCGGGCGTCGTCCCCCTGCCGCTGTGGCACCCGGAACCCGGCGTCGAGCCGGAGGACCCGACCAAGGCCGGGATCCTGGCCGGGGTCGGCCGCAAGCGGTGATCCGTGGCCACGCCTTCTAGGAGCTGTTTGAAGTTCGGATCTAGGTGGGCCCGGTGGTGTGCTGGTTGGGCTGGTAGAACACGGATGTGGCGCGTTTTGATCTGACCGATGCCGAGTGGGCGTTGATCGAGCCGCATATGCCGGTGGCGGCCACCGGGCCGTTGCCACGTCGGGTGCGGGAGCAGTTCAACGGGATCCTGTGGCGGTTCCGCACCGGGTCAGGCTGGCGTGACGTGCCCGAACGGTACGGTCCCTGGTCCACCGTCTACTCCCGGTTCAACACCTGGGCGAAGACCGGAGTGTTCCAGACGCTGATGGAGGCGCTGATCGCCGAGGCCGCCTCCCGCGGACAGGTCGACCTGGAACTGGTGAGCGTGGACTCCACGATCGTGCGGGCACACCACGAATCGGCCGGACTCGCGGTGACCGGGGAGACCCTTGACGCGCTGGAACAGGCGTTGACCGGGGAAAAAGGGGCTCCGTTGCCCGTCCAGCGGAGCGTGCTGCGGGTGGTGCGTCGCGGTCCGCGCCGGACACGACCGACGCGGGCACATCTGCCGGTCGGGACCGTGCCGCCCGTAGGCGCCGTCGGAAGGCGCGGGCTGCGGCGGCCGGGCTCGGCCGGTCCCGGGGCGGGCTGAGCAGCAAGGTCCACACCGCGGTCGACGCCGCCGGGCTGCCGTTGGCGTTCGTGCTCACCCCTGGCCAGGCCGGGGACAGCCCGCAATTCCGGACGGTGCTGGACCGGATCCGGGTTCCCGGCCCGGTCGGAAGGCCGCGCACCCGTCCGGACGCGGTGGCCGCGGACAAGGCGTACTCCTCCAAAGCCAACCGGGCCTACCTACGCCGCCGCCGGATCACGGCTGTGATCCCGGAGAAGACCGACCAGCGGGCCAACCGCAGGAACAAGGGCTCCGCCGGCGGGCGGCCTGTGTCCTTCGATCCCGTGCGCTACCGGCGGCGCAACACCGTCGAACGCCTCTTCCAGAAGATCAAGACATGGCGCGGACTGGCCACCCGCTACGACAAGACACCACAAAGCTACGAGGCCGGACTGCATCTACGAGGAGCCATCATGTGGTTGAAGACCCTTACCCCAACCACATGATCCCAACCCCAAACAGCTCCTAGAGCCTGGCGGACGGCACTCGCCGGCGAGTGGATGCGTGCGGTCCACCCGACCGCGTACGTCCCCTTGTCGCCCGCCGAGATCGAGGAGTTCCTGCTCGACCAGGTGGACGAACTGCTGGCGATCTGCACGGACGAGCCGTTCCGCGCGGACGACGCCGACGAGGTCGGGAAACGCCTGGTGCGCACGGACTTCACCGACTCGGAGGCCATCCGGGTCACGGTGGAGCTGCTGGCCAAGGCGCTCGCCGACGCGGGCGTGCCAGCCGACCGGCTGGTGTCGGTGCTCGCGGCGGTGGGCGCCGGGTACGCGGCGGGCCTGCGGCAGCACGTGTTCGACCAGCAGGAGGCCGTGAAGAACTCGCTGTGGACGGCGAAACGGCGGGTGGAGCGGGTGCTCGCGGCCAGCGAGGCGCGGTTCCGCGAGGTGTTCGAGTCCTCCGCGATCGGCATCGCGATCACCGACCTGCACGGCGAGTGCGTGGAGGCGAACGAGGCGTTGGCCGGGATGGTCGACCGCACGCTCGCCGAGCTGACCGGGCTGCGGCTGACCAAGCTGTTCCACGCCGACGACGCCGACCCGTTGACCGACGCCTACCGCGCGGCCCGGTCCGGGCGGGTGGACCGGTTCCGCGAACAGCGGCGGTTGGTGCGCGGCGACGGCGAACCGCTGTGGGTGCACCTGGCCGTGTCGCTGCTGCGCGACGGCGACGGCACGCCCGCGTACTTCGTGACGATGGTCGAGGACGTCAGCGAACTGCACCTGTTGCAGAAGAACCTGGACCACCAGCTGCTGCACGACTCGCTGACCGGGCTGTCCAACCGGCAGCACTTCGTGTCCCGCCTGGAGAGCATGCACGGCGCCCGGCGCGGCGCGATCACCCTGTACCAGCTCGACCTCGACTCGTTCGCGGTGGTGAACAACGGCCTGGGCCACGCGGTCGGCGACGAACTGCTCAAGGAGGTCGGGCGGCGGCTGGAGCACGTGGTGGCGCCCGACCGGGCGTTCGTGGCCCGGATCGGCGCGGACGAGTTCGCGATCGTGGCGCCCAGCGCCGACACCGCCCGCGTGCCCGCGATGATCGAGCGCATCAACGAGGCGTTGGACCGGCCGCTGCCCTCGGGTGCCGCGCTGTCGGCGACCGTGGGCGTGCTGCACCGGCCGGACGCGCGGTGGGACGTCGCCGAGGTGCTGCGCGCGGCGAACTCCACGCTGCGGCGTGCCAAGGCGAAGGGCAAGCGGCAGTGGCTGACCTACGACCGGCACCACGACGCGGTGGCACGGCCGTCGCTGGAGGCCGCGGCCCGAATGCCGGGCGCGTTGCGCGACGGCGCGATCGACGTGGAGTACCAGCCGGTCGTGGCGCCGGGCTCCGACGTGGTCGGCTACGTGGCGCGGTTGCGGTGGGACGGGTTCGGGCACGACCGGTGCGTGGAGATGGCCGACGCCAACGGGTTGGCGTTGACGCTCGGGCAGTGGGCGCTGCACGAGGCCACCGGGACGGCCGCGGGTTGGGCGCACGGCGTGCTGCACGTGGAGCTGTCCGCGATGCAGTCGCGTGACGCCGACCTCGTGGCCACGGTCCAGCGCACGCTCGCCGACACGGGACTGGCCGCGTCGTCGCTGAAGCTGTGGCTGGACACGCGGGCCATGCTCGACGGCGCGGGCGAGGACAACGCGCAGGTGTTGCGGGACAACGGGATCGCGGTCGGCCTGACCCGGTACAACGGCGGCCAGGCCGAGCTGGCGTTGGCCCGCGAACTGGGCGTGGACTCGCTGCTGGTCGCGCCGACGGTCGTGCGCCGACTGGCCCGTGAGGACGAATCGGTGCTGCACACGGCGATGAGCGTCATGACGGGCGTGGTCCGCCGGACCGGTCTGGCGGTCGCCGTGCCGGAGGTGGACACCCCGACGCAGGCCCGGTGGTGGACGGGCATCGGCGTGGACCTGGTCTTCGGTTCGTACTACGGCGACCCGGTGCCGTCGTGGGAGCTGGCCTAGACCTGCTTCACGGCGGCGAGCAGCTTGGTCAGCGAGTCCTTGGCGTCGCCGAACAGCAGGGTGGTCTTGGGGTTGTAGAGCAGGCTGTTGTCCACGCCCGCGAAGCCCGGTCGCATCGACCGCTTCATGAACACCACGGCCTTGGCGCGGTCCACGTCGAAGATCGGCATGCCGTGGATCGGACTGGACGGGTCGTCCCGGGCACCGGGGTTGACCACGTCGTTCGCACCGACCACGAGTACCACGTCCACGCTGCCGATGCCGGGGTTGACGTCGTCGAGTTCCTTGAGCCGGTCGTAGGGCACGTCGGCCTCGGCGAGCAGCACGTTCATGTGGCCCGGCATGCGGCCCGCGACCGGGTGGATGCCGTAGCTCACGTCGATGCCCCGGGCCTCCAGCAGCAGTGCGAGTTCGCGCGCGGCGTGCTGGGCCTGCGCGACGGCGAGCCCGTAGCCGGGGACGACCAGCACGGAATGCGCGTAGCCGAGCAGGATCGCGACGTCCTCGACCGTGCCCGAGCGCACGGTCCGCTGCTCCTCGGTGTGCGCCACCTCGGGTCGCGGGCTGAACGCGCCGAACAGGATGTTGGTCAGCGGGCGGCCCATGGCCTGGGCCATCAGCCGGGTCAGGATCGTGCCGGACGCGCCGACGAGCGTGCCCGCGACGATCAGCAGCGTGTTGCCCAGGACGTAGCCGGACGCGGCGACCGCGAGGCCGGTGAACGCGTTGAGCAGCGAGATCGCGATCGGCACGTCCGCGCCGCCCACCGGCAGCACGAACAGCACGCCCAGCGCCAGACCCGCCAGCGCCAGCAGCACCAGCAACGCCGTGCTCGACGTCGTCAGCACCGCGGCGGACAGGACCACGCTCGCCACCGCGACACCGATGCCCAGGCTCTGTCCGGCGGGCAGCAGGACCGGGCGGGTGGTCATGATCTCCTGGAGCTTGAGGAACGTGACCACGCTGCCGGAGAAGCTGACCGCGCCGATGAGCACCGTGAGCACGGTCGCGAGGTCGAACAGGAGGTCGCCGTCGGCGGCCAGGAACTCGGTCAGCGCCACCAGGGCCGCCGCCGCGCCGCCCACGCCGTTGAACAGGGCGACCATCTGCGGCACGGCGGTCATCTTGACCGCCTTGGCGGCCGGGATGCCCACGACCGTGCCGAGCACGACCATCACCAGGATCAACAGTCCATTGTGGACGACACCGTGCGCGTAGGCCGTCACGACCGCGAGCACCATGCCGCCCGCGCCGACGAGGTTGCCCACGCGGGCGTAGCGCGGGGTGCTCAGGCCCTTCAGCGCCAGGATGAAGCACAGCGCCGCGACCAGGTACGCCAGGGAAGCCCAGTTCATCGCTTGTGCCCCTTGAACATCTCCAGCATCCGGTCGGTGACCACGAAGCCGCCCACCACGTTCACCGTGGCCAGGAACACCGCGAGCAGGCCGAGCACCAGCTCGACACCGCCCTCGGCGTGGCCGGTGATCAGGATGGCGCCGACCAGGATCACGCCGTGGATGGCGTTGGCACCGGACATCAGCGGGGTGTGCAGGATCGTCGACACCTTCGACACGACCTCGAAGCCGACGAACACGGCCAGCACGAAGATGGTCAGCAGGTCGATCACAGCAGCTCCCGGGTCGGTGCGTGGCGGACCTCGCCCGCGTGGGTCAGGCAGCAGCCCGCGAGCACCTCGTCGGCCAGGTCCGGGCCGCCCTCGCGGGCGATCATGAGGACGAGGTTGGCGACGTTCTTCGCGTAGAGCTTGCTGGCGTGCACGGGCAGGGAGCTGGGCAGGTTGCGCGCGCCGTACAGGAGCACGTCGCCGACCCGCACGTCCTCGCCGGGCCGCGAGCCCACGACGTTGCCGCCGGTCTCGGCCGCCAGGTCGACCACGACCGAGCCGGGCGCCATGGCCTTGAGCATGTCCGTGGTGACCAGGGTCGGCGCTTTGCGGCCGGGCACGGCGGCCGTGGTGATCACGACGTCGGAGGCGGCCACGCGTTCGGCGATCAGCTCGCGTTGGCGTTCCAGCGCCGCCTCGGACTGCTGGGCCGCGTAGACGCCGTCCTGGGTCTCCAGGTCGAGTTCGAGGAACTTGGCGCCCAGGCTGCGGACCTCCTCGCGGGCCGCGGCGCGGACGTCGTAGGCCTCGACGACCGCGCCGAGCCGGCGTGCGGTCGCGATGGCCTGGAGCCCGGCCACGCCCGCGCCCAGCACGAGCACCTTGGCCGGCGGCACGGTGCCCGCGGCCGTGGTGAACATGGGCAGGAAGCGCGGCAGGCGTTCGGCCGCGACCAGCACGGCCCGGTAGCCCGCGACCAGGGCCTGCGAGGACAGCGCGTCCAGGGTCTGGGCCCTGGTCACGCGGGGCAGCAGGTCGAGGCTGAACGCGGTCACGCCCCGGTCGCGCAGCGCGCGCACGTGGTCGAGTTCGAAGGCCGGTGACAGGAAGCTGACGGTGACGTCGCCGGCGCGCAGCCGGTCGACGTGGTCGGTCGGCTGGACGGAGGCGACGATCCCGGCCGTCCCGGCCGGGTGCTCGTCGACGACCGTGGCGCCGGCGGCCCGGTAATCGTCGTCGGAAGCGTGCGCGCTCACGCCCGCACCTGACTGCACGTCCACGGCGAGACCTGCGCCGAGCAGCGTGGACACCGTCTCCGGTGTCCCGGCCACACGACGTTCGGCGGGCCGCGACTCCGCGGGTATCCCCACTCTCACACCGGGGGACGATAGCGATCAAAGGTGATCCACACCACAGCACGGCGTTGACCGTCAAGCACGCCACCCCGGCGGGCGCTTGCCTCAGTGGATCACGGGGCAGATCCCGGTCGTGCCGACGGGGAAGAAGTTGGGGACCAGTTCCTCTTTGTCGTAGTAGCGGTGGAAGACGCTCGTGAGACCGCCGGACACGGGCGGCACGATCCACGACCAGTCGGCCGGGCACCGGCGACCGGCGGCCTCCTCCTTGCGGACGTGGGTGAGGAACCGGTCGGATTCGGTGTGGTGGTCGGTGATCGTGACACCGGCCTTCTCGAAGGAATGCAGCACCGCGCGGTTGAGTTCGACCAGGACGCGGTCCTTCCAGAGGGTGCGGACGTCGCTCGTGTCCAGTTCCATGCGTTCGCCGAGATACGGCAGCAGGTCGTAGCGATCGCGGTCGGCGAAGTTGCGCGCGCCGATCTCGGTGCCCATGTACCAGCCGTTGAACGGTGCGGCGGGATAGTCGATCCCGCCGATTCGCAGGCGCATGTTGCTGATCACCGGAACGGCGTGCCAGCGCAGTCCCAGTCCGGCCAGCCAGGGCAGCTCGGGGTGCGAGATCGGGACCTCGAGGACGGCGTCGCGGGGCAGGTCGACCACGCACGGGTCCTCGTCGTGGCCGTCGACGACCAACGGGAGAAGGTCGAAGGGACCGCGCCGGGCGGGCGGGCTCCAGCCGAGCGCGACGGCCTGGGCGGTCAGCTCGGCGTTGCGCCGGTCGCCGAGCACGCCGCCGTCCGGACCGGGGTATCCGGCGTAGCGCACGAGCTGCTCGTTGCGGATGCGCGGACCTGGCCGATCCGGGTGGTCGGGGGCGAACACGCTGATCACGGGCCTGATCCGGCCGCCGTTGGTGGCCAGGCGGAGGTGCTCGACGCAGGCGTCGGCGACCTCCTTGGGCGCACGCACGTCCCGCAGGTCCCGCACCTTGAGGCTGCGCCAGTACAGCCGGCCGATGCACCGCGCGCTGTTGCGCCACGCCACCCGCGCGCCGTAGACCAGCTCGGCCTCGGTGTGCCGGTAGGAGCCGGTGGCCGACACCTCGGCGCGCACCTCGGCGAGCCGGCGGGCGACCGGACCGTGCTCGGGGTGTTCAGCGCGGTGGGCGCGCAGGAACTCCTCGGCTTCGGCCATGTCGACCGTCGTGGCACGGCGGGGCAGGAGAGGGACGAGGACCATGGCGGGTCACCGTAGTTGTCCATCGGTGTCCACTGCACCGCCGTGTCGGGCACCCCGCGCGGTATTCAGCTCCACTGGGTGAACACTTGATCCGGCATCAGGGTGAGCTATTCGAGATAAATGAGTGAAATCGGATCGTTATCCACTCGAACCCGAGTCGACATGGTGATCCGGATCACGGTCCATTCTTCACCGATCGAGTGAGTCGACCGGCGGGTTCCAGCTCGTGAACCTGGTCATGCCGCGAATGGCCAGGCGTGACGGGATCGCGCGCATGACCGTGTCGCGGATCGTCGTCGCGATCGGCGTGCGCACGAACATGCCGAATCTTCCGGCGGCCCGGGAGGCATTGGCGATGCGACGGGTACGGGTCCGGCGTGCTTTGTCGTACGCGGCCAGGCCGGTGGGGAGGTCGTGTTCGCGCAGGCTCGCGGCCAGCACCACGGCGTCCTCGATCGCCATGCAGGCGCCTTGGCCGAGGAACGGTGTCATGGCGTGCGCGGCATCGCCCAGCAGGGCGACGTTGCCCCGCACGAACGTGGGCAGCTCGGCTTTCAGCTCGTGGACGTCGTGCCGCAGGATCGTGCCGGGCGGCGTGGCGTCGAGGACGGCCGGGATCGGGTCGTGCCAGGCACCGACCAGTCGTTTCACCTCGGCCAGGTCGTCTTCGACCGCGTGACCGGCGGCCGCGACCGTGGCCGCATACCAGCAGACGCGGCCGTCGCCAAGCGGGAGGACCCCGAACTCCGTACCGGAACCCAGCGTCTGACTGATCATCAGGTCGGCGGGGAAGACCGCACTGGTCACGCTGCGCCACGCCGTGGCACCCGAGTAGACCGGACGGGGGAACGTCGGAAAAAGCTCCGCACGAATACGGCTGTGGATGCCGTCCGCCGCCACGACGAGGTCCGCGTCCAGGTCGGCGGTCGATGTCACCTCGGTGGACGTGACCAGGCATTCCGCCGGCAGGGCCGACCGCAGCACCCGGTGCAGGTCGGCCCGGTGCACGGCGACCACCTGGTCCTGGTGGACCGCGTCGACGTGCGTCAACCGGCGTCCGCGCGGGTCGAGGACGGCGCCCGCGACGCGCGGCGTGCCGACACTTCGCACCTCCGAAGAAAGGTCCAGCAGGTCGAGCGCGCGCAGGGCGTTGGGCATGACGCCGATGCCGGCGCCCACCTCGCCGAACTCGGCGGCCCGTTCGAGCACGACCACGTCCCACCCGATCCGACGCAACGCGACCGCCGCCGCCACCCCGCCGAGTCCGCCGCCCACCACCGCTGCCCGCATGGTCCCGCCCCTTCTACAGCTGTAGATACCGGTACTCTACAGCTGTAGAACCGAGGAGTGGTGTGTGACCGATCGCAGGACGTTGCTGGCGGACGCGGCCATCCACGTGATCGCGGCCAGGGGCATGCGCGGCCTGACCCACCGCGCGGTCGACGCGGAGGCGGGCGTGCCGGAGGGGTCGACGTCGGCGTACTTCCGCACCCGCAAGGCGCTGGTGGAGGCGGTGGTCCACCGACTGTCCGAGCTGGACCAGGTGGAGATGGCCGACGTGCTGACGGCCGAGTTCGACCTGGACCGCTTCGCACTCCTGGTGGCCACCGTGCTGGACGGCTGGCTGGGCCCGGCCCGCACGCGGACCCTGGCGCGCTACGCGTGCCTGCTGGAGGCCACCCACCACGAGGAACTGCGCGGAATCCTGGCCCACGGCGAAAAACCACGCGCCCAGACCGTCGCGATCCTGCGCGCGGCAGGCGTGCCGTCCCCGGAAGCGGCGGGCCACACCCTGGTCGCCTTCCTGGAGGGCCTGCTCTTCGACCGCCTCGTCGGGGCCGGCGCGACGACGTCACCCCCTCCCGGCACCCCGGAAAGCGTTGCGTCACTGACAAAAGCCGTGCGGATGGGACTACGCGCGGTCGTGGAGGGCTAGCTGTACTGCCCCGTGAGGTTGGGTACGCGGCTGGCAGGTGGTTGGCCTTTGAGTGCGGTGTGGCCGCGGTGGTGATTGTAGGTGTGCAGCCACCGCGGCAGCGTCTCGCGGCGTTCGGTCTCAGACCGGTATGCCTGGGCGTAGGCCCATTCGTCGAGCAGGGTGCGGTTGTAGCGTTCGACCTTGCCGTTGGTCTGGGGCCGGTAGGCGCGGGTGCGTTTGTGGGTGATGCCCGCCTGGGCGAGGGTGTCGCGCCACAGATTCGAGCGGTAGCAGGAGCCGTTGTCGGTCAGCACCCGCTTGACCGCCACTCCCGCCGCCTGGAAGAACGCCTGTGCCCGGTGCCAGAAGGCGACAGCGGTGTGCTTGGTCTCGTCGGGCAGGATCTCGGTGTAGGCCAGCCGGGAGTGGTCGTCCACCGCGTTGTGCAGGTAGGCGTAGCCGAGGTTCGGGCGGCCGTGGACCCTGCGCGGTCGGGCGGGGTCGCGGTGGGCCGAGCTGTTGCGCCCACCGGCCTGCCGACCGTGAACCTTGTGGCCGCCGCCGTCGGGGATGTTGCCGAGCTTCTTGATGTCGACATGCACCAGGTCGCCCGGTGCGGCGTGCTCGTAGCGGCGCACCGGCGCGGCGGTGGCCCGATCCAGGTGCGCCAGGCGGGCCAGGCCGAAACGGCGCAGCACCCGGTGCACCGTGGAGGGGTTCAGGCCCAGCAGGTGGGCGATGCGGGCCGGTCCCCACCGCCGGGCCAGGCGCACTTTCACGATCCGCCGTTCACGGCGGGTGGGCAGGCGCCCGGGGCTATGGTGGGGTCGGCTTGAGCGGTCGGCCATGCCCACCTCGCCCGACTCGCGGTAGCGAGAGGCCCAGCGGGCCGCGGTGGTCGGCGAGACCTGGAACCGCTCGGCCGCCCGCCGCAGCGGCCAGCCCTCCTCCACGACACACCGGGCCAGGCGCAGCCTGCCCACCGGAGTCAGCGGTGCGTTAGCGTGGGTCACGAGGGCCTCCGTCGGCTTGGTGTAGACGTCGCAATCCACACCGAACCCGGAGGCCCTCCCTCATTCCAACATCATCCGACTACGTGTCGCGTCGGACGTCCACAACCTCCCAGGGCAGTACAGCTAGCACGTAGGCGTTGACGAAGAACGTCTCCACCTTCGCCCAGTGCAGATGGCCGGCGAGCGCCACATCCCCTTCACGCCCGAGCACGACGTGCAGGTGCAGGACCCCGTCGACGATCTCCCCGGTGCCGGACAGCTCGCACGGTTGGCGGTACTCGGTGATCACGTCCGCGGACGCGTCGTGGGCCGGCATGTTGCTGATGGCGACGGCATCGACGGCCCCGATGAGGGAGACCACGGCACCGTCGCGCACTCCTCGTTCGGCGAGTTGCCGGGACAACGCCTCGACGACCTCGTCACCGGGCCGGGCGGACACGAGCAACACGGAAGATCCTTTCGTCAGGGGTGTCGAACCAGCACGTCACCGACGGCACGCCGAACGGCCCGCGACGGCTCGTGCCGCAACGTCCGCTGCAAGGCGCCCCGAGCCGACGTCTCCGAGCCCAGGAACCTGACGCCGCACCACAGCGCCGCGCCGTCGTCGGCATTGGCCAACTCGGCGGTGAACCGCCCGACCCGCTCGGCCCCGAGTTCGAATCGGCCGTGCTCGACGTCGCCCGCGATCCTC includes the following:
- a CDS encoding SAM-dependent methyltransferase, whose product is MTELSGPVPEGVDTGLPSAARLYDYLLGGGHNFAADRELAGKFLAAQPNARVIARLNRAFLRRAVLYLVAHGIRQFVDLGSGIPTVGNVHEVARRAAPESRVVYVDYEDVAVAHSRMILKGDDLATIVQQDMTEPDRLLAAVRDTELIDFAEPVGVLAVGVFHFVPPESDPAGVLAAYRDAVVPGSHLALSQFTADLQPAEMAGIVEVMSSSANPMFPRTGEEITALFAGFDLIEPGVVPLPLWHPEPGVEPEDPTKAGILAGVGRKR
- a CDS encoding bifunctional diguanylate cyclase/phosphodiesterase, whose amino-acid sequence is MRAVHPTAYVPLSPAEIEEFLLDQVDELLAICTDEPFRADDADEVGKRLVRTDFTDSEAIRVTVELLAKALADAGVPADRLVSVLAAVGAGYAAGLRQHVFDQQEAVKNSLWTAKRRVERVLAASEARFREVFESSAIGIAITDLHGECVEANEALAGMVDRTLAELTGLRLTKLFHADDADPLTDAYRAARSGRVDRFREQRRLVRGDGEPLWVHLAVSLLRDGDGTPAYFVTMVEDVSELHLLQKNLDHQLLHDSLTGLSNRQHFVSRLESMHGARRGAITLYQLDLDSFAVVNNGLGHAVGDELLKEVGRRLEHVVAPDRAFVARIGADEFAIVAPSADTARVPAMIERINEALDRPLPSGAALSATVGVLHRPDARWDVAEVLRAANSTLRRAKAKGKRQWLTYDRHHDAVARPSLEAAARMPGALRDGAIDVEYQPVVAPGSDVVGYVARLRWDGFGHDRCVEMADANGLALTLGQWALHEATGTAAGWAHGVLHVELSAMQSRDADLVATVQRTLADTGLAASSLKLWLDTRAMLDGAGEDNAQVLRDNGIAVGLTRYNGGQAELALARELGVDSLLVAPTVVRRLAREDESVLHTAMSVMTGVVRRTGLAVAVPEVDTPTQARWWTGIGVDLVFGSYYGDPVPSWELA
- a CDS encoding NAD(P)(+) transhydrogenase (Re/Si-specific) subunit beta, with translation MNWASLAYLVAALCFILALKGLSTPRYARVGNLVGAGGMVLAVVTAYAHGVVHNGLLILVMVVLGTVVGIPAAKAVKMTAVPQMVALFNGVGGAAAALVALTEFLAADGDLLFDLATVLTVLIGAVSFSGSVVTFLKLQEIMTTRPVLLPAGQSLGIGVAVASVVLSAAVLTTSSTALLVLLALAGLALGVLFVLPVGGADVPIAISLLNAFTGLAVAASGYVLGNTLLIVAGTLVGASGTILTRLMAQAMGRPLTNILFGAFSPRPEVAHTEEQRTVRSGTVEDVAILLGYAHSVLVVPGYGLAVAQAQHAARELALLLEARGIDVSYGIHPVAGRMPGHMNVLLAEADVPYDRLKELDDVNPGIGSVDVVLVVGANDVVNPGARDDPSSPIHGMPIFDVDRAKAVVFMKRSMRPGFAGVDNSLLYNPKTTLLFGDAKDSLTKLLAAVKQV
- a CDS encoding NAD(P) transhydrogenase subunit alpha, with translation MIDLLTIFVLAVFVGFEVVSKVSTILHTPLMSGANAIHGVILVGAILITGHAEGGVELVLGLLAVFLATVNVVGGFVVTDRMLEMFKGHKR
- a CDS encoding NAD(P) transhydrogenase subunit alpha, with product MRVGIPAESRPAERRVAGTPETVSTLLGAGLAVDVQSGAGVSAHASDDDYRAAGATVVDEHPAGTAGIVASVQPTDHVDRLRAGDVTVSFLSPAFELDHVRALRDRGVTAFSLDLLPRVTRAQTLDALSSQALVAGYRAVLVAAERLPRFLPMFTTAAGTVPPAKVLVLGAGVAGLQAIATARRLGAVVEAYDVRAAAREEVRSLGAKFLELDLETQDGVYAAQQSEAALERQRELIAERVAASDVVITTAAVPGRKAPTLVTTDMLKAMAPGSVVVDLAAETGGNVVGSRPGEDVRVGDVLLYGARNLPSSLPVHASKLYAKNVANLVLMIAREGGPDLADEVLAGCCLTHAGEVRHAPTRELL
- a CDS encoding nitric oxide synthase oxygenase translates to MVLVPLLPRRATTVDMAEAEEFLRAHRAEHPEHGPVARRLAEVRAEVSATGSYRHTEAELVYGARVAWRNSARCIGRLYWRSLKVRDLRDVRAPKEVADACVEHLRLATNGGRIRPVISVFAPDHPDRPGPRIRNEQLVRYAGYPGPDGGVLGDRRNAELTAQAVALGWSPPARRGPFDLLPLVVDGHDEDPCVVDLPRDAVLEVPISHPELPWLAGLGLRWHAVPVISNMRLRIGGIDYPAAPFNGWYMGTEIGARNFADRDRYDLLPYLGERMELDTSDVRTLWKDRVLVELNRAVLHSFEKAGVTITDHHTESDRFLTHVRKEEAAGRRCPADWSWIVPPVSGGLTSVFHRYYDKEELVPNFFPVGTTGICPVIH
- a CDS encoding FAD-dependent monooxygenase, yielding MRAAVVGGGLGGVAAAVALRRIGWDVVVLERAAEFGEVGAGIGVMPNALRALDLLDLSSEVRSVGTPRVAGAVLDPRGRRLTHVDAVHQDQVVAVHRADLHRVLRSALPAECLVTSTEVTSTADLDADLVVAADGIHSRIRAELFPTFPRPVYSGATAWRSVTSAVFPADLMISQTLGSGTEFGVLPLGDGRVCWYAATVAAAGHAVEDDLAEVKRLVGAWHDPIPAVLDATPPGTILRHDVHELKAELPTFVRGNVALLGDAAHAMTPFLGQGACMAIEDAVVLAASLREHDLPTGLAAYDKARRTRTRRIANASRAAGRFGMFVRTPIATTIRDTVMRAIPSRLAIRGMTRFTSWNPPVDSLDR
- a CDS encoding TetR/AcrR family transcriptional regulator, with protein sequence MTDRRTLLADAAIHVIAARGMRGLTHRAVDAEAGVPEGSTSAYFRTRKALVEAVVHRLSELDQVEMADVLTAEFDLDRFALLVATVLDGWLGPARTRTLARYACLLEATHHEELRGILAHGEKPRAQTVAILRAAGVPSPEAAGHTLVAFLEGLLFDRLVGAGATTSPPPGTPESVASLTKAVRMGLRAVVEG
- a CDS encoding IS481 family transposase gives rise to the protein MTHANAPLTPVGRLRLARCVVEEGWPLRRAAERFQVSPTTAARWASRYRESGEVGMADRSSRPHHSPGRLPTRRERRIVKVRLARRWGPARIAHLLGLNPSTVHRVLRRFGLARLAHLDRATAAPVRRYEHAAPGDLVHVDIKKLGNIPDGGGHKVHGRQAGGRNSSAHRDPARPRRVHGRPNLGYAYLHNAVDDHSRLAYTEILPDETKHTAVAFWHRAQAFFQAAGVAVKRVLTDNGSCYRSNLWRDTLAQAGITHKRTRAYRPQTNGKVERYNRTLLDEWAYAQAYRSETERRETLPRWLHTYNHHRGHTALKGQPPASRVPNLTGQYS
- a CDS encoding PPC domain-containing DNA-binding protein; the protein is MLLVSARPGDEVVEALSRQLAERGVRDGAVVSLIGAVDAVAISNMPAHDASADVITEYRQPCELSGTGEIVDGVLHLHVVLGREGDVALAGHLHWAKVETFFVNAYVLAVLPWEVVDVRRDT